TTAGATTAATACCGGCCAGTGTTTCATTTTCGGCCATTTCCATGCACCAATCCTCTAAAAAAATGGCCAGTGGCACCTCGGTTGGCGTGTAGTTTTTCCAGTCCTCGCGGGCGCTTAGCTTTGCCAGGGTGCGGTCAGACCAAAACGGGATCAACGCCACCTCTTCATCCTCGGCAGATTCGGTATTGGCCCAGCCTGTTTTGCTTTTTAGGCCCCAAACCAGCTTTGATGCCGCCACTTTTTCTATAAACTGCCTATACTTTAAATCTTGCTCTTCCATCTTTATTAATTCTTATCATCTGCATATTGCACATCTGCACATCACTACTCTTTCTCCGCCCAGTTAAATCTATCGGCCTGACTGTATTTCCAGGGGGCGCCGTTATTTTCCATATTGCCGAACATATTATTAAGGCTGGCCGGCGCCTGCGATTCTTCCATCACTATATACCGGCGCATATCAACAATTATCTCCAGCGGGTTAATGTTTACCGGACAGGCCTCTACGCAGGCATTACAGGTGGTACAGGCCCACAATTCTTCCCGGGTGATGTAGTCGTCCAGTAAAGTTTTACCGTCGTTATGATCTTTGCCATGCTTGTCTATATTGTTGCCTACTTCGGTTAGCCTGTCGCGGGTATCCATCATTATTTTGCGGGGCGATAGCAGCTTACCCGTAATATTAGCCGGGCATACCGATGTGCACCTGCCGCATTCGGTGCAGGTATAGGCTTCCATCAGGTTTTTCCAGGTGAGGTCGGTTACATCCTTGGCACCAAAACGGCTTACCTCGGTGGCTTCGGGTACAAACGAAGGGTCGAGCATGGCCTTAACCTCGGTGGTAACTGATGGCATGTTACTAAACTCGCCCTTGGGCTCCAACTTAGAATAATACACATTAGGGAAAGCCAATAGGATATGAAAATGCTTTGAATAAGGCAGGTAGTTTAAAAAGGCCAGTATACCTATAATATGGAACCACCAGCAGCCCCTCTCTATATTTTGCAGCGCGTTGGCACCCGCAGGCAACAGCGGCGCTACCAAAGAGCTTACCGGGAAACTTCCCGCCTGCACGTAATGGCCAAAATGCAATAGCTGTAATTTATAATCGGCGGCGTTCATGGTTAAAAAGGCCATCATCAGTAGTATCTCTATCGTAAGGATGTAGTTAGCGTCAGACTTTGGCCACGTGGTCATCTCTACGCCGCTGAAGCGCTTTAGGCGGATGATGTTGCGCCTTGCCAAAAATACCACGCAGGCCACCAGTACCAATAGCGCCAGGCCCTCAAACCCGCCTATCAGCAAGCCATACAGGCTGCCCAGCGGCCTGGCAAATATGCGGTGCGACCCAAATATGCCATCAATCATTATCTCCAGCACTTCCAGGTTAATAATGATGAACCCGATATAGATAAAAAAGTGCATTACAGCCGCCACAGGGCGTTTTACCATTTTGGTTTGACCAAGGGCCACCTTTGCCATTATCTTCCAGCGCAGGGCGGGCTGGTCGCTGCGGTCGGCAGGTTTACCCAGTAGTATATTGCGCCTTACCTTAGCCACGTTTTTGCCAAAAAGGAAAGCCGCGCCAAGTAAAATGATGATAAATATAACCTGTGCTATCATTATGCGTGCATAGTAATTTTAAGCTAAAGTATGCAATTGTTTTATAGTTGAAACGTTTAAAAGTTGAAATGTTTTATAAAAAATATTTGCCGGCATAACCTGCTGTAAATCAACATTGCAGGCTTAGGGCGTGGCGTCATTGGCTTTGTTGCTTAACTAAAAATGAAAAAAAACTTTCTGAGAATAAAAAAAACGCTACATTTGCAAACCTTAAACGGAGCGGTATCATAGCTCAGTCGGTAGAGCAAAGGACTGAAAATCCTTGTGTCGCTGGTTCGATCCCAGCTGATACCACAACAAAAAGTAAAAATTAAAAAGTAAAAAAGCCTTCAGATATTTCTGGAGGCTTTTTTTGTTTAGCGATTATATACTTGATGGTATCACCCGTCGAATTTAGTTTGGATCAGAGTCGGCGTTCTTTAACAGGCGATAAGCCGCAAGCAGATAATAAAAAGCACCAAATGCGGCATAGCCTGCCAAGCTACTGATTCCTTTGGACGGATCGTGCGCCAGTAGGATAAATGAGGTGCCGCCGATCATGGATTGGCCGCCGCTGATGATCATAGGCCATTGACCACTCAGAAATTTCCGGCGGCGCAGGCCTAAGATCAGTTGAATTAATCCGGTGCTGATAGCCCAAGCGCCGAATACCATTAACGTTTCAGGGACGCCTTTTTGAATAGTGATGCCAACCGCTATAGTGGTTATACCACTAATCACCAAATTGGCGTATTGTGATTTTTTATTTGAAGCAGCCTGATTAGCGCGTATATCCAGGATAGTACCTACGATATCCCAGGCTGGGTAAATGATTAGTAAAAAGGCAGCGAATGTTGGTGATGTTTTCGCAAAAATAGCGACCAGGATCACCCAAATAATTGAAAAGCCGGCACGGACAAAATAAAGCCTGCGCAAGGAGTGAGCGGTTGAAGGGACTGTTGTCATGAGTTTGTTGATTAATATTTAATGCCACAAAGGTGTGTTGTAGCATACAGGCTGTTTTTAACTTAAGTTAAAATGCATTTAAATCTGACGATGTTATTACAATGCCGAATTTGACTTATGTTAAATGAGGGCTAATTTTTCGCTTATATTTGGTCGGCAAAGCCGTTGGCGATGAAACAATTGCGGAAAACCCGCCCTAATACAGCATTGGTGATGCCGATTACAAGAATTTTTTAAATGACCGATAAAAACGATAAATTATCTGAACAGCTAAGGACTTTTGCCCAACTGAACGACAAAGATATTACGGATAGCCAGCCTTTTTGGAAAGCGCGAAAAATGCATAGAGGGGATTTTTTTAATATGCAGCAAATGGTATGCAATGATCTTGGCCTGATTACTAAAGGCATCTTCCGCATCTATTTTCGTCACCCGGATACCACCGAAGAAAAGAACATTTTCTTTTTTTCCGAGGATCAATTCGTTGTTTCTTTCCGAAGTTTTGTCACCCGCAACCCTTGCTGGTACTTTATTGAAGCCATGGAGGATTCGGAGCTCTTTTTTATCTCTCATAAAGATCTCCACGGGTTATATGAAACCCATCCAAACTGGGGGAAGTTTGGCAGGCTGTTGGCCGAATTGTTTTTTTCTATTGCGCAAACGCGGACTGAAGATTTGCTCTTTTTCTCGCCGGAGGAACGCTACACCAGGTTGATAAAGACACAACCAACTATTGCTGAACGAATCCCGGCATATCATATCTCGTCGTATCTGGGTATTACCAATCCATCGCTGAGCCGAATCAGGAAACGCATAGAGAATAAAAAGAAATAGTGTAACTATACTAATCACCAAGCGACCAGTCACATCTCCCGCTGCCGCAAGCATCCCGCTTGTGGCCCACATGCAAAATAACCAAATTTGCTTTACTGCCCGGCTTGTACTTAACTTAACCCCACAAGCAAGACGCTTGCGGTAGCTGCGTAATCAAACACCAC
This portion of the Inquilinus sp. KBS0705 genome encodes:
- a CDS encoding DUF2750 domain-containing protein → MEEQDLKYRQFIEKVAASKLVWGLKSKTGWANTESAEDEEVALIPFWSDRTLAKLSAREDWKNYTPTEVPLAIFLEDWCMEMAENETLAGINLNPRMDGIEVDAISLALDILNQLKAINSAITFENYSSINEFITEISESVE
- a CDS encoding Crp/Fnr family transcriptional regulator, producing MTDKNDKLSEQLRTFAQLNDKDITDSQPFWKARKMHRGDFFNMQQMVCNDLGLITKGIFRIYFRHPDTTEEKNIFFFSEDQFVVSFRSFVTRNPCWYFIEAMEDSELFFISHKDLHGLYETHPNWGKFGRLLAELFFSIAQTRTEDLLFFSPEERYTRLIKTQPTIAERIPAYHISSYLGITNPSLSRIRKRIENKKK
- a CDS encoding 4Fe-4S dicluster domain-containing protein, producing MIAQVIFIIILLGAAFLFGKNVAKVRRNILLGKPADRSDQPALRWKIMAKVALGQTKMVKRPVAAVMHFFIYIGFIIINLEVLEIMIDGIFGSHRIFARPLGSLYGLLIGGFEGLALLVLVACVVFLARRNIIRLKRFSGVEMTTWPKSDANYILTIEILLMMAFLTMNAADYKLQLLHFGHYVQAGSFPVSSLVAPLLPAGANALQNIERGCWWFHIIGILAFLNYLPYSKHFHILLAFPNVYYSKLEPKGEFSNMPSVTTEVKAMLDPSFVPEATEVSRFGAKDVTDLTWKNLMEAYTCTECGRCTSVCPANITGKLLSPRKIMMDTRDRLTEVGNNIDKHGKDHNDGKTLLDDYITREELWACTTCNACVEACPVNINPLEIIVDMRRYIVMEESQAPASLNNMFGNMENNGAPWKYSQADRFNWAEKE